From a single Pseudoalteromonas sp. Scap06 genomic region:
- a CDS encoding efflux RND transporter permease subunit, whose protein sequence is MKFSHFFIQRPIFAAMLSLIILIAGGISLFQLPVSEYPEVVPPTVVVTASYPGANPTVIAQTVATPLEQEINGTENMLYMFSQATSDGRMTLTVTFALGTDLDRAQVQVQNRVNSALPRLPQEVQRLGVVAEKSSPDLTMVVHLYSPQNSHDTAYLSNYADLNIKDEIARLPGVGDIQLFGGGKYAMRVWLNPDALAARELTATDVVAALRSQNQQVAAGSLGAQPISNDSQFQILLNVKGRLNSIEEFKQVIIKVGDQGQLTRLSDVARVDLGQDSYSLRAELDNQPALAMPIFQRPGSNAIELSDQVRETMARLSKDFPEGVEYDIVYDPTVFVRGSIDAVIATLLEAIALVVIVVIVFLQTWRASIIPLIAVPVSLIGTFAVMQWLGVSINTLSLFGLVLAIGIVVDDAIVVVENVERNIENGLSPLEATRVAMTEVTGPIIAIALVLCAVFIPTAFITGLSGQFYKQFALTITISTVISAFNSLTLSPALAALLLKSHDAKPDAFTRLLDKLFGRWLFKPFNRLFNRGATGYEKLVQKLIRMSVVVMVAYVALVGGTIKLFDAVPGGFIPQQDKQYLVAIAQLPDAASLDRTEAVVKQMQQIALEVPGVANTVAFPGLSVNGFTNSPNSGIVFTPLAPFAERTDPSMSASAIAAQLNQRFAAIDEAFVAVFPPPPIQGLGTTGGFKLQIEDRANKGFEALFNSLQSVIAAAQKDPALMGLYSSFRIQVPQMDIDIDREQALIQGIALDEVFNSLQIYLGSVYVNDFNMFGRTYQVNAQADAEFRVDPEQILNLKVRNREGNMVPLGSVLTVTPTIGPDRVMHYNGYPSAELNGSPAPGYSSDQAQTAIENVLAKTLPTGIEYEWTEVTYQQVLAGNTMVYVFPLVVLLVFMVLAAQYESLRLPLAIILIVPMTIFSALLGVWLVGSDNNIFTQIALIVLVALASKNAILMVEFAKDKHDTGLSHLEAMLAACRMRLRPILMTSIAFTAGVIPLVLATGAGAEMRHAMGNAVFSGMIGVTVFGLLFTPVFYMLVVKKQRAEESLND, encoded by the coding sequence ATGAAATTTTCACACTTTTTTATCCAGCGACCGATTTTTGCGGCCATGCTGTCGCTGATTATCTTGATTGCTGGTGGCATTTCTTTATTTCAGCTGCCAGTCAGTGAATACCCAGAAGTTGTACCACCTACAGTGGTAGTAACAGCCAGCTACCCGGGCGCAAACCCAACGGTTATTGCACAAACAGTAGCAACGCCGCTAGAACAAGAAATAAACGGCACTGAAAACATGCTATACATGTTTTCACAAGCAACCAGTGATGGGCGCATGACCTTAACGGTAACATTTGCCTTGGGTACGGACTTAGACCGTGCTCAAGTACAAGTGCAAAACCGAGTAAATAGTGCATTACCGCGCCTGCCACAAGAGGTGCAGCGTTTAGGGGTAGTTGCTGAAAAGTCATCACCCGATTTAACCATGGTGGTGCATTTATATTCACCCCAAAATAGCCATGATACGGCGTATTTATCAAATTATGCCGATTTAAACATTAAAGATGAAATAGCACGTTTACCTGGCGTGGGTGATATTCAGTTATTTGGTGGTGGTAAATATGCTATGCGTGTGTGGTTAAATCCAGATGCATTAGCAGCACGTGAGCTTACAGCAACCGATGTTGTGGCTGCTTTGCGCTCGCAAAATCAGCAAGTTGCAGCGGGTAGCTTAGGTGCGCAACCAATCTCTAACGATAGCCAATTTCAAATTTTATTAAACGTGAAAGGCCGCCTAAATAGCATTGAAGAATTTAAGCAGGTCATTATTAAAGTAGGTGATCAAGGGCAACTTACGCGTTTGTCAGATGTGGCGCGTGTTGACTTAGGTCAAGACTCATACTCACTGCGTGCTGAACTTGATAATCAACCCGCATTGGCAATGCCAATATTTCAACGCCCGGGTTCAAATGCCATTGAGCTTTCAGATCAGGTGCGTGAAACCATGGCACGTTTATCGAAAGATTTTCCTGAAGGTGTTGAATACGACATTGTTTATGATCCAACTGTATTCGTTCGCGGCTCTATTGATGCGGTAATAGCCACATTGCTTGAAGCAATCGCATTGGTTGTTATTGTCGTTATTGTATTTTTACAAACGTGGCGCGCGTCAATTATTCCGCTTATAGCTGTGCCAGTTTCACTTATTGGTACTTTTGCTGTAATGCAGTGGCTTGGTGTTTCTATTAATACCTTATCGCTATTTGGTTTAGTACTGGCTATAGGTATAGTGGTTGATGATGCGATTGTAGTGGTCGAAAATGTAGAACGAAATATAGAAAACGGCTTATCGCCGCTTGAAGCAACACGTGTTGCAATGACAGAGGTAACCGGCCCAATTATTGCGATTGCATTAGTTTTGTGTGCGGTATTTATTCCAACGGCTTTTATTACTGGGCTTTCTGGGCAGTTTTATAAGCAATTTGCTTTAACCATTACTATTTCAACGGTTATTTCTGCGTTTAACTCACTGACATTGTCACCGGCGCTAGCAGCCTTATTGTTAAAATCGCACGACGCAAAGCCTGATGCGTTTACCCGCTTGTTAGATAAGTTATTTGGTCGCTGGTTATTCAAGCCATTTAACCGACTGTTTAACCGTGGTGCAACAGGGTATGAAAAGCTAGTACAAAAGCTTATTCGTATGAGCGTGGTGGTAATGGTTGCCTATGTTGCTTTAGTTGGCGGCACGATTAAGTTGTTTGACGCGGTACCTGGTGGCTTTATTCCACAGCAAGATAAGCAATACTTAGTTGCCATTGCGCAGCTACCAGATGCAGCAAGCTTAGACAGAACCGAAGCGGTAGTAAAACAAATGCAGCAAATAGCGCTCGAGGTTCCTGGGGTTGCAAACACCGTGGCGTTTCCTGGCCTATCTGTAAATGGGTTTACTAATAGCCCTAACAGCGGCATTGTATTTACACCACTGGCTCCCTTTGCAGAGCGTACCGATCCGAGTATGTCTGCATCTGCCATTGCGGCGCAGTTAAACCAACGTTTTGCAGCTATTGATGAAGCGTTTGTGGCTGTATTTCCGCCACCGCCCATTCAAGGCTTAGGCACCACCGGTGGTTTTAAACTGCAAATTGAGGATAGAGCAAACAAAGGCTTTGAAGCATTATTTAATAGCTTGCAATCAGTGATTGCCGCGGCGCAAAAAGATCCGGCGTTAATGGGGCTGTATTCAAGCTTTAGAATTCAAGTGCCGCAAATGGATATTGATATTGACCGCGAGCAAGCACTTATCCAAGGTATTGCGCTTGATGAAGTATTTAACTCATTGCAGATTTATTTAGGCTCAGTGTATGTAAACGACTTTAATATGTTTGGTCGTACTTACCAAGTTAATGCCCAAGCAGATGCCGAATTTAGAGTAGACCCAGAGCAAATACTAAACCTAAAAGTACGTAATCGTGAAGGTAACATGGTGCCACTAGGCTCAGTGCTTACGGTAACGCCAACTATAGGCCCAGATCGTGTTATGCACTACAACGGCTACCCAAGTGCTGAACTTAACGGCAGCCCAGCACCAGGTTATAGCTCAGACCAAGCGCAAACAGCGATTGAAAATGTATTGGCGAAAACGCTACCTACAGGTATTGAATATGAGTGGACTGAGGTAACGTATCAGCAAGTACTTGCCGGTAATACCATGGTGTACGTGTTCCCACTGGTGGTATTGCTTGTGTTTATGGTATTGGCAGCACAGTATGAAAGCCTACGTTTACCACTGGCCATTATTTTAATTGTACCTATGACTATATTCTCTGCGTTATTAGGGGTGTGGTTGGTAGGTTCAGACAACAATATATTTACTCAAATAGCGTTAATTGTACTGGTGGCATTGGCCTCTAAAAACGCCATTTTAATGGTGGAATTTGCCAAAGATAAACACGATACCGGATTATCGCACCTTGAGGCTATGTTGGCGGCGTGTCGCATGCGTTTACGTCCTATTTTAATGACCTCAATTGCCTTTACAGCGGGTGTTATACCGTTAGTGTTGGCAACCGGTGCCGGTGCTGAAATGCGTCATGCAATGGGTAACGCAGTATTCTCAGGTATGATTGGTGTGACTGTATTTGGGCTATTATTTACACCAGTGTTTTATATGCTGGTGGTAAAAAAGCAGCGCGCTGAGGAGTCTTTAAATGACTAA
- a CDS encoding efflux RND transporter periplasmic adaptor subunit has protein sequence MNKHLVATALSVALITLTGCAEESTAQSAPAQQYQAIDVAQVLVKPVQSWHTYTTRLESPQKVALMPRVSGIIEQIEFKEGDAVKQGDVLFRLDDRSFRATVASLQAQVKSAQAALEQAKSEASRAVRLTERKAISTEQAQARTSTLRQREAQLAALKAQLKAAELDLEFTSVVSPIDGIISRANITKGNNVLAGQSVLTSIVSNDKMYAYFDVDERTWNNAFDEVTAATKQPVVMQKVGQSDFNYNGHINFIDNQINASTGTLRVRAVFEDRSNELRSGSFARIKLAANAIRETVIIPDRAIGTDLKNRFVLTVGENNVLQYKLVTVGERYGALRAITSGLEQGDVIAVNGPARVGPGMPISPNKVTINTQGVAFTLTANPADLVAKQ, from the coding sequence ATGAACAAACACTTAGTTGCTACAGCCTTATCTGTTGCATTAATTACTCTAACTGGTTGTGCTGAGGAAAGTACAGCACAGTCAGCACCCGCACAACAATACCAAGCTATTGATGTAGCCCAAGTCCTGGTTAAGCCTGTGCAAAGTTGGCATACCTATACAACGCGCTTAGAGTCACCGCAAAAAGTGGCATTAATGCCGCGCGTATCAGGCATTATTGAGCAAATTGAATTTAAAGAAGGGGATGCTGTAAAACAAGGAGATGTGTTATTTCGCCTTGATGATCGTTCATTTAGAGCCACGGTAGCTAGTTTACAAGCTCAGGTTAAAAGTGCACAAGCGGCTCTTGAACAAGCAAAAAGCGAAGCATCACGTGCAGTGCGTCTAACTGAGCGTAAAGCAATTTCTACTGAGCAAGCGCAAGCACGTACCTCAACGTTACGTCAGCGTGAAGCACAACTTGCCGCACTAAAAGCGCAGCTTAAAGCCGCTGAGCTTGATTTAGAGTTTACCTCTGTGGTTTCACCAATTGATGGAATTATCTCTCGCGCAAACATCACAAAAGGTAACAACGTACTTGCCGGGCAAAGTGTGCTCACTTCAATTGTTTCTAATGACAAAATGTATGCTTACTTTGATGTCGATGAACGTACTTGGAACAATGCATTTGATGAAGTCACTGCAGCGACTAAACAACCTGTTGTTATGCAAAAAGTAGGGCAGAGTGATTTTAATTACAATGGTCACATTAACTTTATAGACAATCAAATTAATGCATCTACTGGCACATTACGTGTTCGAGCTGTATTTGAAGATCGTAGTAACGAGTTACGTTCAGGCTCTTTTGCACGGATTAAATTGGCTGCCAATGCAATACGCGAAACCGTCATTATTCCAGATAGAGCCATTGGTACTGACTTAAAAAACCGCTTTGTGTTAACTGTAGGCGAAAATAATGTACTGCAATATAAATTGGTTACTGTAGGTGAGCGCTATGGCGCATTACGTGCCATTACCTCTGGCCTTGAACAGGGTGATGTGATTGCCGTAAATGGCCCTGCTCGCGTAGGGCCTGGCATGCCAATATCACCTAATAAAGTGACAATTAATACCCAAGGTGTGGCATTTACACTCACTGCTAACCCTGCCGATTTAGTTGCTAAGCAATAA
- a CDS encoding LysR family transcriptional regulator gives MDTTSRLLMLLEVVEQGSFAKAAEIRNIDRSVISKQISRLEDELGVRLLNRTTRSFSLTAAGAEMIKKADELRTLLGDTLRMAENYHLEPRGVLKITSSTLIGRRYLQPVINDFQKRFPQVEVELRLDDRLVDIVSEGFDLAFRVGEPKDSSLIARKIARNRLLLLASPAFIETYGMPKNITDLAQLPAASYASSSLRVEGVSYYNHLGEQCEQKIKSVFRANDAEALLMKTLSGTTYVLAPAFILDKEVIDGQLVPLLTDLKLMEHSAMYAVYPHRDLPVRTRLFFDAVREYIGKERPIWENSIPDFEQMY, from the coding sequence ATGGATACAACGAGCCGACTCTTAATGCTGCTTGAAGTGGTTGAGCAGGGATCATTTGCTAAAGCTGCTGAAATACGCAACATTGATCGTTCCGTGATCTCTAAACAAATTAGTCGTTTAGAAGATGAGCTAGGGGTGAGGCTATTAAATCGAACCACTCGTTCGTTTTCACTCACCGCAGCAGGTGCTGAAATGATAAAAAAAGCGGACGAGCTGCGAACCCTGCTCGGCGATACCCTGCGTATGGCAGAGAATTATCACTTAGAACCTCGTGGCGTATTAAAAATCACCTCATCTACTTTAATCGGCCGGCGTTATTTACAGCCTGTTATTAACGATTTTCAAAAGCGTTTTCCGCAAGTTGAAGTAGAGTTGCGTTTAGATGATCGGCTTGTGGATATTGTCTCTGAAGGATTTGATTTGGCATTTAGAGTGGGTGAGCCAAAAGACTCCTCTTTAATTGCTCGAAAGATTGCGCGTAATCGTTTATTACTTTTAGCTTCACCTGCATTTATTGAAACCTATGGAATGCCGAAAAACATAACCGATTTAGCACAATTACCTGCTGCTAGTTACGCAAGCAGTTCCCTGCGAGTTGAGGGAGTAAGTTACTACAACCACCTTGGTGAACAATGTGAACAAAAAATTAAAAGTGTATTTAGAGCCAATGATGCTGAAGCACTATTAATGAAAACACTCTCTGGAACCACTTACGTTTTAGCCCCCGCGTTTATATTAGATAAAGAAGTGATTGATGGACAACTGGTGCCTTTATTGACAGACCTTAAATTAATGGAGCACAGTGCTATGTATGCGGTATACCCACATCGTGATTTACCGGTAAGAACCCGGTTATTTTTTGATGCCGTACGCGAATATATTGGTAAAGAAAGACCGATTTGGGAAAACAGTATTCCTGACTTTGAACAAATGTATTAG